The nucleotide sequence GCTCCGCGAACTCGCCCTCGAGCTCCGCCGCGCGCATGCCGTCTTCGTCCGAGAAATCCGCCTTCGCATAAATCGCGTTCTTCTCTTCCATAATTTCATACAGGCGCTTGTGGCCCATGACGACCGTCTGCAGCACCTGGAATTCGTCGTATTCGTAATGGTTCTGCTTCAGCACCGCCATCCGCTCGCCGGGGGTGATGTGCACCTCGCCGCGGGTCGGCTCCACTTCGCCGGAGAGAATTTTCAGGAACGTCGACTTGCCCGCCCCGTTCGCGCCGATGAGACCGTAGCAGTTGCCCGGAGTAAATTTGATATTGACGTCTTCGAATAGCGCACGCTTGCCGAATTGCAGCGTGACGTTGGATACCGTAATCATAAGTTCTAAGTAAACCGTCCTTTCCGCGCCTGAAATTGCAACTTACCCATTATATCATAATTACCGTAAAGTGACGGGATATATTCAATGGAAGCGATATCGGTGGAAGCGTAAAGCGGTCGTCGGGCGAAAAAGGTCCGCGGGAGCGGCGGTTCGAACGTCATTCGGCCATGCGGCGCGCGGCAGGGCGGGCTCCCGAGGGCGTCTGCCGACGCCCTTCGGGCAGCCCCCGCGGTATGGTATGATATGGAGAGCGGCGCATGCCGCGCCGCAATCGTCATCGGAGGTGCTTGAAACGCATGAACCTCGTTAGAATCGAACCGACGCCGAGCCCGAACGCCATGAAGCTGAACGTGGACGAATCGCTGGCTCCCGGCGTGAAATATGCATTCGACGCCGCGAACGCGGGGCGGGCGCCGGCGCATTTGCGAGCGTTGCTCGTCATCCCCGGCGTCAAGAGCGTGTACCAGGCGGCCGACTTCATCGCCGTCGAACGCGAGCCCGCCGCCGACTGGCGGGCCATTCTCGCCGCCGTGCGCGAAGCGTTCGGCGGAACCGGTACCGGCGGCGCCGCTGCGGAGGGCGGCGATTTCAGCTACGGCGAAGCGACCGTGCTCGTGCAGATGTTCCGCGGCATCCCGATGCAAGTGCGGGTGCGCGCGGGGCACGAGGAGTCGCGCGTCGCCCTGCCGCAGCGGTTCGCGGACGCGGCGATGACCGCGGGCGCCGCGTCGCCGAATTTGATCCGCGAACGGCGGCTCGTCGAGCACGGCGTCCGCTACGGCGAGCTCGCCGACATCGTGGCGGAGGTGGCGGCGGAGCTCGACGCCGCGTACGACGACGCGCGGCTCGCGCAGCTGATCGCGCAGGCGGAGGCGATGGGCGCGGAGCCCGACGCCGCGCCGCCCGCGCCGGAGCCGGCGGCGGAGGCCTTGACGCCGGAGCAGCTCGCGGCGCGCCTTCGCGACGCCGATTGGAAAGTGCGCTACGCCGCCCTCGAGCGGCTGCAGCCGTCTGAGGAGACGCTGCCGCTCCTCGACCAGGCGCTTGCGGACGACAACTTCTCCGTCCGCCGGCTCGCCGTCGTCTACCTCGGCGACATCAAAGGGCCGGAAGCGGTCCGCCGCCTGACCGCCATGCTGAAGGATCCGTCGGCGGCGGTGCGCCGCACGGCCGGGGACGCGCTGTCGGACATCGGCGACGCCTCCGCGCAGCCGGCGATGATCGAGTCGCTCGCCGACAAGAGCAAAATCGTGCGCTGGCGCGCGGCGCGCTTCCTGTACGACCTCGGCGACGAAGCGGCGATTCCCGCGCTGCGCATCGCCGCCGAAGATCCCGAGTTCGAGGTCGCGCTGCAGGCGCGCATGGCGCTCGAGCGCATCGAATCCGGCGAAGCGGCCGCCGGCACCGTCTGGCAGCAGATGGCGCGCAGCCGGGAGACGGAATGATTGATGTACGTTAACAAGAAGAGGGCTGCCGCGGCAGCCCTCTTCTTGTTATTCCAATTCCACAGTCAGCAATCTGTTATTCAAAATATGATACAACGTTCCGTCGTTCCCGAAAAAGATTTCCTTCCCGAGCGACACGTTCTGCACCTTCTGGAACGTCGCGGCGTCATACACGCCGTTCTTTCCGACCAAACGCGCCCCGTCCGGGCTTACGGCATAGATCGGCTCCGGCAGCACCGCGATCGTCGTCTTCAAATCGTCCATCGCGAATATATGGTTTTTGGCGATGACCCAGCCCCGATCCTCCGACAAGATTACCGGCGTATCGAGCGGATCCCGCGCAAACTGCGGGTAGGGAACCACGGTTTCATCGGTCTGCGCGAAAGCGCCGTACACGCTCCCAGCGACCGTTACCTCTCTGACGGAGGAACTTGCCAATCCGGCATCCCATCCGTACTGATACCAATAATAAAACCGGTTGGAATCGCTAGTAATCGCCATATCGCCCACGCCTTGAATCGCGTTCCCGGAACTCACCTTCGCGAACGAATCCGAATCGAACACCGTCAACGCCGGCTCCCATCCTCCGGTAATGACGTACAGCCGATTCCCCCGTTCGTACACATGCCGATCGGAGAAATCTCTCGCATCTTCATCCGCGGAGTCATTCAAAGTTCTGAGCTCGGTGTAATCGTCGGCGTCCATTTCCGTGACCAAAGCGCTCGCGTCATGATTGACGATGTACAGCTTCGAGCCGTCCTCCGACAACTCGATGCCCAACGGCTTATACGACAGCGAGACCGTATGGCGTACCGCCTTCGACGCCGGATCGACGATATACAGCCGGTGGAAGGCCGTATCGATCGCGTAAGCCACATTTCTTCCAGCATCGTAAACGACATCGGCGATCCGCCCGTCGAGCGCGATCCCGGCACCCTCTTCCTCCGGAAGCGGCGCATACGAAGCCTCGTCCACGATTTCCACGGCGTACCGCCCGTCGATCGACGTGACGGCGACGATGTCCCCATCTGAATCGAACACGAACGCGGCGTCCCCTTCCGTCTCGTACTGTCCGTATGGCGTAAAATTCGAATACCGATACGCCGTGATCGTCCGCCCCGCCGCCGTATAAAACCGGCCGTTCGGAAGATCGAACGCGATATCCGCATACCGCTCTTCGCGGAGCGAAGGGAGAAAGTCGTATACGAAAGACATGTCGTCGAACCGATCGGCGTTCGCATAAAATACGGTGCCGGTCTCGGCAAACAGGTACCTCCCGTCGGGAGAAACCTTGAACGCGCGGCCCATGTCGGAATCCCCGTAATAGACAGAGTCGTATTGGCCGGCGATCCGCCCGTCCGACAGCGAGAACGCCAACAGATCCACGGGCTTCGTATTCGCCGGCATGGCATACAGCTTGTCAAATGCGGGATGGGCTTGAAGCGAGAGATTCTGATGGACCGCCGTCCTCTCCATCACCCGATAGCTGTCGGCTTGATAGGAGACGATCAACCGATCCCAGTCTCTCTCGGCGGCCACATGCACGTTGCCCGCCCGATCGATCGCAGCGTCCGTCGGGTTCGCGTCGATCGGGACCGTCGCCAGCGGGCGGAAGTCAGCGGCGTCCATGACGACGAGGGAGCCGCTCTCGTTATAGCAGCCGACGCACGCTCGAACCGCGACGAACAGCTTCCCGTCCGACAGCCTGAGGCGAACCGGGACGCCGGGAAGCGCCGCCGCGCGGAGGGCGCCGGTCTCGATGTCGAGCGCGTACACGCGCCGCTCCTCCGCGCTCGCCAAATACAGCGTCGACGCCGCCGGATCGGCGACGGCGTCCGTCGGCCGAAAGCCGAGCGGCACCCGATCGGCCCGAACGAATGCGGGCGCGCTCGGATCGGATTCGGCATCCCATTCGGCCCCTCCGACCGCCGCCGTAACGACGTACATTCTCGTCGCGGTCGACTCGGGGTCCGGATCGACGGCGAAAGCGTCCCGCGTCGCGACGCGGCGCCCGTCCGCATCCAGCAGCGGCCGATACGACGCTTCGCCGTCGTTTTTATAATAAACGTTGTAATAGTGCGCCGCGGGAACCGGCTCCCAAGACAAGCGAACGCCTTGGCCCTCCGACGCCGCCGCGGACACGCCCCGAGGGGACGAGGGGGCCTCGGCGATCCCTTGATACGCCCACCCCGCTCCGTCCCAAACGGCCGCCAGCACGCTGCCGCCGGACCGCAGCAGCAGCCGGTCGCCGGCGGACAGCGGCTCGGGATGCGCTTTGCCGTCGACGGGACGCGCCGGCTCGCCGTTGATGGCGTACATCGCCTGCTCCGTGCCTTCGTAACGGATCAATGCGAAGGCGTCGGGACCCTCGAAGGATGCGCCGACATAGGCGACGGCGACGGATTTGTAGCTCCCTGAAGGAGCCGCAAGGTAATCCCCGGCCGGCTCGTTCCCATGCTCGAGCGCATACTCGGCAACCGGCCCGTCGCTCGTGAGGAACAAAGCGCGAGACACGTCCCTGCCTTCCGTATCCCGAATGAGCCACTCCGGCTGAGCGGCTTCCGGCGCCCCGCCGTAAACGGCATACAAGCGATCGTTCATCAAAAACGCGGCTTCGGACGCGGGGCCTTGCTCGATCCGAAACGAAAACGAAACGCTCTCGGGCAGCCCTTGATGAGTCAGCGTAACCGTACAAGGTCCCGCCGCGGGCGTTCCCGTCGCCTTCAAGGTCAATCCGACCAATCGTTCCTTGTTCGGCAGATCGACGCGCGAGAACATCGGATGGCCCGCCGCGTCCCTAAGGATGTCGACGCCCGGACAGCTCGCGCTGAAGCGAAATTGCTCCGGAGGCGTCCCCCCGGCGCGATTGCGGAACAGGAGGCGAAACTCCCCGAAATCGGACGTCGTGAGCAGCGGCTGTTGCTCCCGATGATACAGTCCTTGAACCTCATATGCCCAAGTATACGGGTGTTCGGACGAGATCGGCTCGACCGCGCGCGCCGACGCCGCGACCTTCCGCATGACCCGCATCTCCCGGTAAGCGGCCCGAACGGTGTACCGTTCGCCCTCCTGGAACGTTCCAACGAACCGCCGCTCCGCTCCGCCGGAAGGACGGCCGTCGGCGACGACCGCTCCGGTCGTGTCGTCGTATACGGCGACGGAAGCCTCGCCGGCGAATCGTTCCGTCGCATCTTCTCCGTATTGGTTGAGAAGCCGAAGCGTCGCCGCGGCCTCCCCCGTGCCAGTCAATCGAAGGAATTCCTCCGGGAGCGAAAGCTTCTCCACCCGCTCTTGCTCCACCGTCAGCTCCGTCGACGCATAGACTGCGGATTCGCCCTCCGCGTCGGTCACCGCAACGGCCGCGGTATAGGAGCCGGCCGTCAAGGGCCGCTCGAGCTCCAGCCTCGCTTCGCGCCCGAACCATTCGAAACGGACGGAGGCGATGCCGACGGAGCCCCCGCTGCCGTCCTTGACGGCGAAACTCGTCGTATCCGGGGGCACCTCGCCGTAGAGCGAAAGGTGCATCGTCTTGTGCCCGACGGCGCGCGCCGACACGTACAGATGCTCCGGGACGGACGGCGGCTCCGTCTTCGGCGGCTCGCCGCCCCCTGCGCCCGGAGTCGCCGGATTCAAGGGAGGCAAGCCGCTCAGACGCTCGGGTTGCTTCATGAACGTCGTGCCTTCGGCCCCTTTTTGCAAATCGGCGCGCCGAATCGTTCCGTAACCGAACACTTCTGTCGCGGCATGGAGGGTCAATGATACGACCTCGGCGGTATGGGCGACATGGAGCCGCGCCGACGCGGCTTCGCCGGCCACCACCAGCTGCGAGACGCTGCCGCCGACGAGATCGACCGCCGCAGCCGACCAAATCCAAACCGAATCGAATGCGCCGGAGAACGATACGGCTGCGCCGGACGGCATGGCGCCGCCGACCGTCACGTTCGTAAATCCGTCTCCCGCGACATTCTCCTCCTCGAGTACAGCGGCCGACCGCACCTCCACCTCGCCGACCGACGTCGAGCCTTTCGCCGCGAGACGTACGGCGCCGTCCCGTTTCTCCACGATCACCGTACCCAACCGGCTGTTCTCCAGGTGGATGCTGTTCGGGCCGCCGCCACGCACGAACGTACGCCCGCCGACGGTTACGTTGGACAGCGTCGCGTCGCCTTCGCCGATCCCTTCGGCTAAAACGAGATCGCCTCGGATGTTCAGGTTGCGCAGCGTGACGCCCGAACCGGCGATCACAACCGTCGACGGGATCGAGAGGCTTCCTTCCTCCGGACCGAATTCGCCCGGATCGCCGTAAACGACCTCAGGCTCCATCCCCCAGCTTCCTGCGGCCCGGTCCAACGTGACGACCGCTTCCGCCCGGGTAACCTTCCGCTTCGGTCCGAACGCGCCGTTCTCGTATCCGACCATCATGCCGTGAGAAGCGACGCTCGCGATCGATGCACGGCTCCAATCGGCCAAGGACGCGTCGTCCGCGAAAGCATTTGTCTTCCAGCCGGGCTCTAGATCGAGCAGTCCGTCGATCATAACGGCAAGCTCTTCTCGGGATACGGCGGCATCCGGTTTCATCCTGCCGTCTCCGTACCCTTTCATGAACCCTTGCGCGACCGCCGCCGCGATCGGCTCGTATTGCCAGCTGCCGACCGGCAAGTCGACGAACGGCTCCTTACGGGCCGAGGCCGGAACCCCGAATTTTCTTTGGATCAGCGCAGCCGTCTCCGCCCGCGTAATCGGCGCGTCCGGACGAAGCGAGCCGTCCCCGTATCCCCGGATCGCCCCTTCCGACACCCAGCGCTCGAGAATCTCCTCCGCCCAGTGACCCGACGTATCTCGGGCCGCGCCCGCCGCCGCCGGCGCCGCGCCGAACGCGATCGCGAAGCACAGCGTCAGCGCGATCCACCGCCGCATCGCCTGTTGGGTTCTCGCCTTGCTTCCCGCCATTTTTATATCCCCCAGATTTGTTTCTGTCTTTATTTAAGGAGGTTAATATTCTTCGTTGCCGCCGCAATCCCTTCCTCGCCGGCGCCGTTGCGATTATTTACCGGTTCCGCGCAAGCTCCATCGTCCGGAAAACGACAAAAAGCCCGGATCCCGAACATCCGGGAACCAGGCTCTTCTACATTCCATAAGGATTACTCGCTTTTCGTGCCGGTGAACGACGTTTCCGGCGTCGTCAATTTGTCGTAGTACTCGACGTACTTGTCCTTGTCCGCGCTGGCGCGGAGCGCCATCGCGGAGCGCGGGTGCTCGTTCAGCATGCCCGTGATCATGTACGGGATGTTGTAGCCCCACTCCCACTTTTCGCGCATCGGCACCATGTGCTTCTCGAGGAAGCCGAGCGCCGGACGCACGTCGTAGCGCGGGTTTTTCAAGTGGCCGAGCAGCAGCTCGGTCGTGCAGTTGCCCGCCGCGCGGCCCATGCCGTACACGGACGAATCGAGGAACGTAATGCCGCTCTCGATGCCCGCGAGCGTGTTCGCGAACGCCAGCTGCATGTTGTTGTGCGTATGAATGCCGAGCGTCTTGTTCGGCAGCGAGCGATGGAACTTCTCCGTCATGTAGGAGACGTCCTTCGGCGTCATGCTGCCGTAGGAGTCGACCACGTACACGACGTCGATGTTGCTGTTGCCGATTTCCTGCAGCGCTTCCGTCAATTCGTTCTCGAGCGCGTGCGAGAGCGCCATGATATTGATCGTCGTTTCGTAGCCGAGGGCGTGGAACTTCTCCGCCAGCTCGATGCCCTTGTCCACGTCCTTGATGTAGCAAGCTACGCGAATCAGGTCCAAGAGGCTTTGCTCCCTTGGCAAAATATCGTTCTCGTCGACGCGGCCGATATCCACGAGCGCGGACAGCTTCGTCTCCGTCTTATGCGGGATGACCTCGCGCAGGAACGCTTCGTCCAAGAAGCGCCACGGGCCGGCATCGCCGCCCTTGAGCAGCTTCGGCGAGTTTTTGTAGCCGATCTCCATGTACTCGACGCCGGCTTCGCTCAAGCTGTAATACAGGTCGCGCACGAATTCGACGCTGAAATCCCAGTTGTTGACGAGTCCGCCATCGCGGATGGTGCAATCCAAAATTTTGCAGTGCGTTGTTTTCATGGTTCGCTCCTTTGGCCCTCCTGAAGCTGTTCGGCTTCTTTTCGCTAATTATTCCATTATAGTGGTCTCGTCCGCAGACCACAACCGCGTTTTGCCCAGCGGCATGACCCACAGGCGGTTTTCCGGCAAGCCGCGGCGGCTCCACTCCGCGTTCAGCCGGTCGAGCGCCTCGTTCGGCGTATCGTCCGCGAGGCGGAACGCCCCGTAATGCATCGGGACGAAGAACGCCGCGCCGACGTCGAGGAACGTCTGGACCGCCTCCTCCGGCGACATATGCGAGTCGCGCATGAACCATTCGGGCTCGTATGCCCCGATCGGCAGCAGCGCGACGCGGATATCGCCGTACCGCTCGCCGACGGCGCGCAGGCCGGCGTCGTACCCGCTGTCGCCGGCGAAATACAGCGTGTCGCCGCCCCGCCGAACGACCCAACCGCCCCAGTGCGACGTGTTCGTGTCCCACGGCGTGCGGCGCGTCCAATGCTTCGCCGGCACGAACGCGAACTCGACGCCGCCGACCGTCGTCTCCTCCCACCACGACAGCGCTCGTACGCGAGGGAAGCCCTTCCGCCGAAACCAGCCGTCGAGCCCCTCCGGCACGAGCGCGACGAATTCGCCCGGAAGGCGGCGCAGGCTGCCGAGATCGAGATGATCGTAATGCGCGTGCGACAGCAGCACCACGTCGATCGGCGGCAGATCGCCGATGGCGATGCCCGGCGGCGACAGCCGCCGATGAAAACCCATGACGTTCGCCCATACGGGGTCCGTGACGATGTTCAGTCCTCCGAGCTGCACGAGGAACGTCGAATGGCCGATGAACGTCACCGACGGCTCGGTCCGATTGGCGCGCAGCCAGTCGAGCTCAGGCTCGACGCGCGGCAGCCGGTACGTCAAATCCTTCTTCTTGCTCCTTCTCTCCCGCCGCCACTGCCGCAGCTCCGCGAACGTCTTCGTGTTCGCGCCGCCGTCGGCGTTGACGAATCGTTTCTTCCCCATATGCTCTCCTCCCTTACGCACGTTCCGACGCCGAGCCCGCCTCCCCCGGCAGCTTCACCGCGGCGCGGTGCCGGGCGAACAGCGCGAGCCCGAGCGCCGCGGAGGCGAGGCCGAGCGCGCCTCCGATGTAATAGATCGATTGAATGCCGAACCGTTCGGCAGCGGCCCCCATCAGCAGCAGCGACAGCGCGAACGCGAGCGCGTTGATCGCCCCGTGAGCGACGAGGGCGTTCGGCAGCGCGCGCTCCGATACGTTCAGCTGCAGCAGTGTTCGCTGCGCCGTCTCGCGGATCATGCACGGCAGGCCGAGAGCGGCGACGAGCGCCAGCGCCGCGGCCGGCGACGTCGTCGCGCCGTACAGCAGCGTGCCGACGCCGTACCCGAACGAGCTGAACGCGAGCGCCAGCGGAAGCCGGCGCGACAGCTGCCGGCTGAGCCGCGCCGCGAGCGCGCCGCCCGCGATCAT is from Paenibacillus sp. and encodes:
- a CDS encoding conserved virulence factor C family protein; this translates as MNLVRIEPTPSPNAMKLNVDESLAPGVKYAFDAANAGRAPAHLRALLVIPGVKSVYQAADFIAVEREPAADWRAILAAVREAFGGTGTGGAAAEGGDFSYGEATVLVQMFRGIPMQVRVRAGHEESRVALPQRFADAAMTAGAASPNLIRERRLVEHGVRYGELADIVAEVAAELDAAYDDARLAQLIAQAEAMGAEPDAAPPAPEPAAEALTPEQLAARLRDADWKVRYAALERLQPSEETLPLLDQALADDNFSVRRLAVVYLGDIKGPEAVRRLTAMLKDPSAAVRRTAGDALSDIGDASAQPAMIESLADKSKIVRWRAARFLYDLGDEAAIPALRIAAEDPEFEVALQARMALERIESGEAAAGTVWQQMARSRETE
- a CDS encoding MBL fold metallo-hydrolase; the encoded protein is MGKKRFVNADGGANTKTFAELRQWRRERRSKKKDLTYRLPRVEPELDWLRANRTEPSVTFIGHSTFLVQLGGLNIVTDPVWANVMGFHRRLSPPGIAIGDLPPIDVVLLSHAHYDHLDLGSLRRLPGEFVALVPEGLDGWFRRKGFPRVRALSWWEETTVGGVEFAFVPAKHWTRRTPWDTNTSHWGGWVVRRGGDTLYFAGDSGYDAGLRAVGERYGDIRVALLPIGAYEPEWFMRDSHMSPEEAVQTFLDVGAAFFVPMHYGAFRLADDTPNEALDRLNAEWSRRGLPENRLWVMPLGKTRLWSADETTIME
- a CDS encoding aldolase catalytic domain-containing protein yields the protein MKTTHCKILDCTIRDGGLVNNWDFSVEFVRDLYYSLSEAGVEYMEIGYKNSPKLLKGGDAGPWRFLDEAFLREVIPHKTETKLSALVDIGRVDENDILPREQSLLDLIRVACYIKDVDKGIELAEKFHALGYETTINIMALSHALENELTEALQEIGNSNIDVVYVVDSYGSMTPKDVSYMTEKFHRSLPNKTLGIHTHNNMQLAFANTLAGIESGITFLDSSVYGMGRAAGNCTTELLLGHLKNPRYDVRPALGFLEKHMVPMREKWEWGYNIPYMITGMLNEHPRSAMALRASADKDKYVEYYDKLTTPETSFTGTKSE
- a CDS encoding S-layer homology domain-containing protein, translated to MAGSKARTQQAMRRWIALTLCFAIAFGAAPAAAGAARDTSGHWAEEILERWVSEGAIRGYGDGSLRPDAPITRAETAALIQRKFGVPASARKEPFVDLPVGSWQYEPIAAAVAQGFMKGYGDGRMKPDAAVSREELAVMIDGLLDLEPGWKTNAFADDASLADWSRASIASVASHGMMVGYENGAFGPKRKVTRAEAVVTLDRAAGSWGMEPEVVYGDPGEFGPEEGSLSIPSTVVIAGSGVTLRNLNIRGDLVLAEGIGEGDATLSNVTVGGRTFVRGGGPNSIHLENSRLGTVIVEKRDGAVRLAAKGSTSVGEVEVRSAAVLEEENVAGDGFTNVTVGGAMPSGAAVSFSGAFDSVWIWSAAAVDLVGGSVSQLVVAGEAASARLHVAHTAEVVSLTLHAATEVFGYGTIRRADLQKGAEGTTFMKQPERLSGLPPLNPATPGAGGGEPPKTEPPSVPEHLYVSARAVGHKTMHLSLYGEVPPDTTSFAVKDGSGGSVGIASVRFEWFGREARLELERPLTAGSYTAAVAVTDAEGESAVYASTELTVEQERVEKLSLPEEFLRLTGTGEAAATLRLLNQYGEDATERFAGEASVAVYDDTTGAVVADGRPSGGAERRFVGTFQEGERYTVRAAYREMRVMRKVAASARAVEPISSEHPYTWAYEVQGLYHREQQPLLTTSDFGEFRLLFRNRAGGTPPEQFRFSASCPGVDILRDAAGHPMFSRVDLPNKERLVGLTLKATGTPAAGPCTVTLTHQGLPESVSFSFRIEQGPASEAAFLMNDRLYAVYGGAPEAAQPEWLIRDTEGRDVSRALFLTSDGPVAEYALEHGNEPAGDYLAAPSGSYKSVAVAYVGASFEGPDAFALIRYEGTEQAMYAINGEPARPVDGKAHPEPLSAGDRLLLRSGGSVLAAVWDGAGWAYQGIAEAPSSPRGVSAAASEGQGVRLSWEPVPAAHYYNVYYKNDGEASYRPLLDADGRRVATRDAFAVDPDPESTATRMYVVTAAVGGAEWDAESDPSAPAFVRADRVPLGFRPTDAVADPAASTLYLASAEERRVYALDIETGALRAAALPGVPVRLRLSDGKLFVAVRACVGCYNESGSLVVMDAADFRPLATVPIDANPTDAAIDRAGNVHVAAERDWDRLIVSYQADSYRVMERTAVHQNLSLQAHPAFDKLYAMPANTKPVDLLAFSLSDGRIAGQYDSVYYGDSDMGRAFKVSPDGRYLFAETGTVFYANADRFDDMSFVYDFLPSLREERYADIAFDLPNGRFYTAAGRTITAYRYSNFTPYGQYETEGDAAFVFDSDGDIVAVTSIDGRYAVEIVDEASYAPLPEEEGAGIALDGRIADVVYDAGRNVAYAIDTAFHRLYIVDPASKAVRHTVSLSYKPLGIELSEDGSKLYIVNHDASALVTEMDADDYTELRTLNDSADEDARDFSDRHVYERGNRLYVITGGWEPALTVFDSDSFAKVSSGNAIQGVGDMAITSDSNRFYYWYQYGWDAGLASSSVREVTVAGSVYGAFAQTDETVVPYPQFARDPLDTPVILSEDRGWVIAKNHIFAMDDLKTTIAVLPEPIYAVSPDGARLVGKNGVYDAATFQKVQNVSLGKEIFFGNDGTLYHILNNRLLTVELE